From the Gymnogyps californianus isolate 813 chromosome 24, ASM1813914v2, whole genome shotgun sequence genome, one window contains:
- the LOC127025621 gene encoding perilipin-3-like isoform X2 yields MASEKSTKKDLLKAEEQQQASAVNRVTSLPLLNSAFNLVSSAYNYTKETHPYLSGVCSVAETVAAVAVGSVVGGAQPILNQLEPQIALVNEYACKGLDQLEENLPFLQQPADKVISDTKQLVSTKVTSAMDAACEAKEAMADKVTEAVDLTKNVVGDSVKLTRSMVASTVNSAVEAAQGAKDLVTNKVTEAVDRSKHIVEDSVGLTKSAIASTIVNAVEAAQGAKDLVTNKVTEAVDLSKHIVEDSVGLTKSAVASTIVNAVEAAQGAKDLVTNKVTEAVDLSKHIVEDSVGLTKSAIASTIVNAVEAAQGAKDLVTNKVTEAVDLSKHIVEDSVGLTKSAVASTITAAVGAAQGAKDLVTNKVTEAVDLTKGAVQDGVEKTKSVVTSTVNTALDAAYGTITSKINTALEQSREAIQEGVEMTNSVVTNSISKAKAVSQAVAGGVESVLGISEDLVDHYLPMTEEELGKLATTVEGFGMASVEEQKQQQSYFVRLGSLSNKVRHRAYQLSLNKLQRIKQSTQDTLSRLQLAIKLIESVKQEVGQKLLDGQEKLHQLWVDWSLTQPKGNQVKTASQAEVESRTLAMLHIITQQLQPVYENLKASIQGLPSNIQEAVYQAARNIHKLHSSFSSAMSFQDLSRTTLTQSQDCVVEARRSLDDLFEYVTQNTPLNWLVGPFRAIAKVSQDSRKQKKGVVTDTKSCVLEKASSSKEVVKTPEEPKGANRIPGEGCEVLEKLEEKAEKDTEVALAAKEIKTNAPEEDL; encoded by the exons ATGGCATCAGAAAAGTCCACAAAAAAAGATCTGCTAAAGGCGGAGGAACAGCAGCAAGCG aGCGCTGTCAATCGAGTAACCAGCTTGCCCTTGCTCAACTCTGCGTTCAACCTGGTCTCATCTGCCTACAACTACACCAAGGAGACGCATCCTTACCTCAGTGGTGTCTGCAGTGTGGCTGAGACTGTGGCTGCCGTTGCAGTAGGTAGCGTGGTTGGTGGGGCACAGCCCATCCTGAACCAACTTGAGCCACAAA TTGCACTTGTAAATGAATATGCCTGTAAAGGACTGGATCAGCTGGAGGAGAACTTGCCTTTTCTTCAACAACCAGCAGATAAG GTCATCTCAGACACCAAGCAGCTGGTTTCCACCAAAGTGACATCTGCTATGGATGCTGCCTGTGAGGCAAAAGAAGCAATGGCTGATAAAGTGACTGAAGCTGTGGACCTCACTAAAAATGTTGTTGGGGACAGTGTCAAGCTGACTAGGTCAATGGTCGCCTCTACTGTTAACAGCGCTGTGGAGGCTGCCCAGGGTGCCAAGGACCTTGTGACTAACAAGGTGACAGAGGCAGTGGACCGCAGTAAACACATTGTGGAGGACAGCGTTGGACTGACCAAGTCTGCAATTGCTTCTACCATTGTCAATGCTGTGGAGGCTGCCCAGGGTGCCAAGGACCTTGTGACTAACAAGGTGACCGAAGCTGTGGACCTCAGTAAACATATTGTGGAGGACAGCGTTGGACTGACCAAGTCTGCAGTTGCTTCTACCATTGTCAATGCTGTGGAGGCTGCCCAGGGTGCCAAGGACCTTGTGACTAACAAGGTGACCGAAGCTGTGGACCTCAGTAAGCACATTGTGGAGGACAGCGTTGGACTGACCAAGTCTGCAATTGCTTCTACCATTGTCAATGCTGTGGAGGCTGCCCAGGGTGCCAAGGACCTTGTGACTAACAAGGTGACCGAAGCTGTGGATCTCAGTAAGCACATTGTGGAGGACAGCGTTGGACTGACCAAGTCTGCAGTTGCTTCTACTATTACTGCTGCTGTAGGGGCTGCCCAGGGTGCCAAGGACCTTGTGACTAACAAGGTGACAGAGGCAGTGGACCTAACCAAAGGGGCTGTTCAGGATGGTGTTGAGAAGACCAAATCAGTGGTCACTTCTACAGTCAATACAGCTCTAGATGCTGCATATGGCACCATAactagtaaaataaatacagccttggagcagagcagagaggccATCCAGGAGGGTGTGGAGATGACTAATTCAGTGGTGACCAACAGCATAAGCAAAGCCAAGGCAGTGAGTCAAGCAGTGGCAGGTGGTGTGGAATCTGTCCTGGGTATATCAGAAGATCTGGTGGATCACTACCTCCCGATGACAGAGGAGGAACTAG GTAAACTGGCCACCACTGTCGAGGGATTTGGTATGGCTTCTGTGGAGGAGCAGAAACAGCAACAGAGTTACTTTGTGCGCCTGGGTTCCCTCTCTAACAAAGTCCGCCACCGAGCCTACCAGCTCTCTCTGAACAAACTGCAGCGCATTAAGCAAAGCACCCAGGATACTCTCTCACGACTACAGCTGGCAATAAAACTG ATTGAATCTGTGAAACAGGAGGTTGGCCAGAAGCTTCTggatgggcaggagaagctCCATCAGCTGTGGGTGGACTGGAGCCTGACCCAACCCAAAGGAAACCAAGTTAAAACTGCCTCCCAAGCAGAG GTAGAGTCACGGACTCTAGCTATGCTGCATATCATCACCCAGCAGCTACAACCTGTTTATGAGAATCTGAAAGCCAGCATCCAAGGCCTCCCCAGCAACATCCAAGAAGCTGTGTATCAGGCCGCTCGAAATATCCACAAGCTCCATAGTTCTTTTTCCAGTGCTATGTCTTTCCAGGACCTCTCCAGAACCACCCTGACCCAGAGCCAGGACTGTGTGGTAGAAGCCCGAAGGTCCCTAGATGACCTGTTTGAGTATGTAACTCAGAACACCCCTCTAAACTGGCTTGTGGGTCCCTTTAGGGCGATAGCTAAAGTGTCACAAGatagcagaaagcagaagaaaggtgTGGTGACTGATACAAAGTCATGTGTGTTGGAAAAGGCTTCGTCATCAAAGGAGGTGGTTAAGACACCTGAAGAACCAAAGGGAGCAAACAGGATCCCAGGGGAAGGGTGTGAAGTGCTagagaagctggaagagaaggcagagaaagacaCAGAGGTGGCACTGGCTGCAAAGGAGATAAAAACTAATGCACCAGAGGAAGATCTCTGA
- the LOC127025621 gene encoding perilipin-3-like isoform X1, translating to MASEKSTKKDLLKAEEQQQASAVNRVTSLPLLNSAFNLVSSAYNYTKETHPYLSGVCSVAETVAAVAVGSVVGGAQPILNQLEPQIALVNEYACKGLDQLEENLPFLQQPADKVISDTKQLVSTKVTSAMDAACEAKEAMADKVTEAVDLTKNVVGDSVKLTRSMVASTVNSAVEAAQGAKDLVTNKVTEAVDRSKHIVEDSVGLTKSAIASTIVNAVEAAQGAKDLVTNKVTEAVDLSKHIVEDSVGLTKSAVASTIVNAVEAAQGAKDLVTNKVTEAVDLSKHIVEDSVGLTKSAIASTIVNAVEAAQGAKDLVTNKVTEAVDLSKHIVEDSVGLTKSAVASTITAAVGAAQGAKDLVTNKVTEAVDLTKGAVQDGVEKTKSVVTSTVNTALDAAYGTITSKINTALEQSREAIQEGVEMTNSVVTNSISKAKAVSQAVAGGVESVLGISEDLVDHYLPMTEEELGKLATTVEGFGMASVEEQKQQQSYFVRLGSLSNKVRHRAYQLSLNKLQRIKQSTQDTLSRLQLAIKLIESVKQEVGQKLLDGQEKLHQLWVDWSLTQPKGNQVKTASQAEQVESRTLAMLHIITQQLQPVYENLKASIQGLPSNIQEAVYQAARNIHKLHSSFSSAMSFQDLSRTTLTQSQDCVVEARRSLDDLFEYVTQNTPLNWLVGPFRAIAKVSQDSRKQKKGVVTDTKSCVLEKASSSKEVVKTPEEPKGANRIPGEGCEVLEKLEEKAEKDTEVALAAKEIKTNAPEEDL from the exons ATGGCATCAGAAAAGTCCACAAAAAAAGATCTGCTAAAGGCGGAGGAACAGCAGCAAGCG aGCGCTGTCAATCGAGTAACCAGCTTGCCCTTGCTCAACTCTGCGTTCAACCTGGTCTCATCTGCCTACAACTACACCAAGGAGACGCATCCTTACCTCAGTGGTGTCTGCAGTGTGGCTGAGACTGTGGCTGCCGTTGCAGTAGGTAGCGTGGTTGGTGGGGCACAGCCCATCCTGAACCAACTTGAGCCACAAA TTGCACTTGTAAATGAATATGCCTGTAAAGGACTGGATCAGCTGGAGGAGAACTTGCCTTTTCTTCAACAACCAGCAGATAAG GTCATCTCAGACACCAAGCAGCTGGTTTCCACCAAAGTGACATCTGCTATGGATGCTGCCTGTGAGGCAAAAGAAGCAATGGCTGATAAAGTGACTGAAGCTGTGGACCTCACTAAAAATGTTGTTGGGGACAGTGTCAAGCTGACTAGGTCAATGGTCGCCTCTACTGTTAACAGCGCTGTGGAGGCTGCCCAGGGTGCCAAGGACCTTGTGACTAACAAGGTGACAGAGGCAGTGGACCGCAGTAAACACATTGTGGAGGACAGCGTTGGACTGACCAAGTCTGCAATTGCTTCTACCATTGTCAATGCTGTGGAGGCTGCCCAGGGTGCCAAGGACCTTGTGACTAACAAGGTGACCGAAGCTGTGGACCTCAGTAAACATATTGTGGAGGACAGCGTTGGACTGACCAAGTCTGCAGTTGCTTCTACCATTGTCAATGCTGTGGAGGCTGCCCAGGGTGCCAAGGACCTTGTGACTAACAAGGTGACCGAAGCTGTGGACCTCAGTAAGCACATTGTGGAGGACAGCGTTGGACTGACCAAGTCTGCAATTGCTTCTACCATTGTCAATGCTGTGGAGGCTGCCCAGGGTGCCAAGGACCTTGTGACTAACAAGGTGACCGAAGCTGTGGATCTCAGTAAGCACATTGTGGAGGACAGCGTTGGACTGACCAAGTCTGCAGTTGCTTCTACTATTACTGCTGCTGTAGGGGCTGCCCAGGGTGCCAAGGACCTTGTGACTAACAAGGTGACAGAGGCAGTGGACCTAACCAAAGGGGCTGTTCAGGATGGTGTTGAGAAGACCAAATCAGTGGTCACTTCTACAGTCAATACAGCTCTAGATGCTGCATATGGCACCATAactagtaaaataaatacagccttggagcagagcagagaggccATCCAGGAGGGTGTGGAGATGACTAATTCAGTGGTGACCAACAGCATAAGCAAAGCCAAGGCAGTGAGTCAAGCAGTGGCAGGTGGTGTGGAATCTGTCCTGGGTATATCAGAAGATCTGGTGGATCACTACCTCCCGATGACAGAGGAGGAACTAG GTAAACTGGCCACCACTGTCGAGGGATTTGGTATGGCTTCTGTGGAGGAGCAGAAACAGCAACAGAGTTACTTTGTGCGCCTGGGTTCCCTCTCTAACAAAGTCCGCCACCGAGCCTACCAGCTCTCTCTGAACAAACTGCAGCGCATTAAGCAAAGCACCCAGGATACTCTCTCACGACTACAGCTGGCAATAAAACTG ATTGAATCTGTGAAACAGGAGGTTGGCCAGAAGCTTCTggatgggcaggagaagctCCATCAGCTGTGGGTGGACTGGAGCCTGACCCAACCCAAAGGAAACCAAGTTAAAACTGCCTCCCAAGCAGAG CAGGTAGAGTCACGGACTCTAGCTATGCTGCATATCATCACCCAGCAGCTACAACCTGTTTATGAGAATCTGAAAGCCAGCATCCAAGGCCTCCCCAGCAACATCCAAGAAGCTGTGTATCAGGCCGCTCGAAATATCCACAAGCTCCATAGTTCTTTTTCCAGTGCTATGTCTTTCCAGGACCTCTCCAGAACCACCCTGACCCAGAGCCAGGACTGTGTGGTAGAAGCCCGAAGGTCCCTAGATGACCTGTTTGAGTATGTAACTCAGAACACCCCTCTAAACTGGCTTGTGGGTCCCTTTAGGGCGATAGCTAAAGTGTCACAAGatagcagaaagcagaagaaaggtgTGGTGACTGATACAAAGTCATGTGTGTTGGAAAAGGCTTCGTCATCAAAGGAGGTGGTTAAGACACCTGAAGAACCAAAGGGAGCAAACAGGATCCCAGGGGAAGGGTGTGAAGTGCTagagaagctggaagagaaggcagagaaagacaCAGAGGTGGCACTGGCTGCAAAGGAGATAAAAACTAATGCACCAGAGGAAGATCTCTGA